The segment AAATTGGATTAGCATTTTTACTAACATCAAGGGGAGTTCCAACTATTTATTATGGTACTGAACAATATTTAACAGGAAATGGTGATCCATATAATCGTAAGCCTATGTCGTCTTTTGATCAAAATACAAAAGCATATAAAATTATTCAAAAATTAGCACCTTTAAGGAAGTCTAACCCAGCCCTTGCTTACGGAACAACACAAGAACGCTGGTTGAATAATGATGTTATTATTTATGAACGTAAATTTGGAAATAATATTGTTTTAGTGGCAATAAATAGAAATTTAAGTCAATCTTACTCTATAACTGGTCTCAATACCAAACTTCCTGAGGGTTATTATTATGATGAGCTAGACGGATTGTTATCAGGTAAAAGTATTACTGTTAACCCTGATGGTTCAGTGAATCAATTTATAATTAATCCTGGAGAAGTAAGTATATGGCAATTTGCAGGGGAAACTATTACTCCACTTATTGGGCAAGTTGGACCTATTATGGGTCAAGTAGGCAATAAAGTGACTATTAGTGGTGTTGGTTTTGGTGATAAAAAAGGTACAGTAAATTTTGGAGAAATAGATGCAACAATTATTAGTTGGACTAATTCAGTTATACAGATAGAAATACCATCAGTACCAGCAGGGAACTATGAGATTACTGTTTCAAGTGAAGGTGGGGAAAAAAGTAATAGTTATAATTTTGAAGTGTTAACTAATAAACAAATCCCAGTAAGATTTGTTGTTAATAATGCATATACATCTTGGGGGCAAAATGTATATCTTGTTGGCAATGTTCATGAATTAGGAAATTGGGATCCAAATAGGGCAATAGGACCATTTTTTAACCAAGTAGTTTATCAATATCCTACTTGGTATCTAGATATTAGTGTTCCAGCTGATACAACATTGGAATTTAAATTTATTAAAATAGATGAATCTGGGAATGTGATTTGGCAAAGTGGATTAAATAGAGTGTATACTACACCGGAAAAAGGAACAGATACAATTTATTTTGAATGGTAAATTATTTAATTTTATTTTTCTCTTTATTAGTAATATTAATAGGTATTTTGAAAGGGGTATGTAATGTTAATACAAGCTATTCACCATTTGCCTAAAAATAACTATGCATTTATAGTCAATGATAAGGAAGTAGAGATAAGGATTCAAACTGGGCCAGAAGTTAAAAAAGTGGAGATTATTTACGGGGATAAATATGATTGGGATTCTACTGTCTCACAATTAGATATGACAGTATTAGGACGAGACGAACTTTTTACCTACTGGTATTGTAGACTGTACTGCCCAGCTAAAAGAATAACTTATGGATTTAAAGTTTATGGTCCAGATCAGGTTATATGGGTTAAAGAAACTGGTTATACTAGCGAGCCTATTGAAGGTCATAGAGAGCTTTTTGATTTTCCTTGGGTACATGTAAGTGATGCCTTAACTATTAGTGACTGGGTTCGGGATGCAGTTTTTTATCAAATATTTCCTGATAGATTTGCTAACGGAGATACTAGTAATGACCCCACAAACTTAACACCCTGGGATAGTCCCCCGACTCCTACATCTTTTTATGGAGGGGATTTGCAGGGGATTATAGATAAACTAGATTATTTAAGCGAATTAGGTATAAATGCAATTTATTTGACTCCAATTTTTACTGCGCCTAGTAATCATAAGTATGATACCGTGGATTATAAAACAATAGATCCCCATTTTGGAGACTTATCAACTTTGAAGAAGTTGGTAAATGCTTGCCACAATAGGGGAATTAAGGTGATTTTAGATGCTGTTTTTAATCATATTGGGTGGTATTCTCCTCAGTTTCAGGATGTTTTGAAACATGGAAATCAATCTAAATTTGCAGACTGGTTTAATATTTCCGATTTTCCCCTTCGTACCCATCCCAATCCTAACTATGAATGTTTTGGTTTTGTAGCTTCTATGCCTAAGCTCAACACTACAAACCCTGAAGTTAAAG is part of the Anaerobranca gottschalkii DSM 13577 genome and harbors:
- a CDS encoding glycoside hydrolase family 13 protein, whose translation is MLIQAIHHLPKNNYAFIVNDKEVEIRIQTGPEVKKVEIIYGDKYDWDSTVSQLDMTVLGRDELFTYWYCRLYCPAKRITYGFKVYGPDQVIWVKETGYTSEPIEGHRELFDFPWVHVSDALTISDWVRDAVFYQIFPDRFANGDTSNDPTNLTPWDSPPTPTSFYGGDLQGIIDKLDYLSELGINAIYLTPIFTAPSNHKYDTVDYKTIDPHFGDLSTLKKLVNACHNRGIKVILDAVFNHIGWYSPQFQDVLKHGNQSKFADWFNISDFPLRTHPNPNYECFGFVASMPKLNTTNPEVKEFLLDIAEYWIKEANIDGWRLDVANEIDHQFWRDFRRRVKAIKPDAYIVGEIMFFAGPWLQGDQFDGVMNYRLTEALIDYVAEGKIDSKEFTHQLNKVLFYYQRSAMLGNLNLLDSHDTPRFLTRCKGNKKLFKLAAMLMFSLPGAPCIYYGDEIGMEGGHDPDCRRGMIWNKAKQDGELLDWYRRLIAVRRNHPAFSRGDIEVLNLGNLAAWKRWWQGEEYLVLANPSLEEVKIDGNQCEGYYIDLLKGDKVKIDKYFLLQSQMGLILKKLETY